The region TCAAGAAGATGGTCCTGATGCCGCCGCCGCAGGTCAATGGTCCGGCCGCGCCCTACGACCTCGACGCCTTCGCGTGGCTCGCGAAGCGCTACGCCGGCCGCCTCGCCTTCCTGGGCGGCGGCGGCAGGCTGAACCCGATGCTCCAGGAGGCAGCCCTGCCGGTGAGCCCGGCTGTCCGCGGGCGGTTCGAGAAGGAGGCGCGGGCGATCCTCCGGCAGGGCGCGGCGGGCTTCGGCGAGATCAGCGCGCATCACCTGTCGCTGGTGCCCGGGCATCCCTACGAGTCGGTGCCCGCGGACCACCCGCTGCTGATGCTCCTCGCCGACCTGGCCGCCGAGCACGACGTGGTGATCGACCTCCACTTCGACGTGGTCGCGGAGGACATGGCCCTGCCCGGCTGGCTGACGTCCCCGGCGAACCCGCCGCGGCTGGCTTCGAACCTCGCCGCCTTCGAGCGCCTGCTCGAGCACAACCCGAAGGCCCGGTTCGTCTGGGCCCACGCCGGCTCCGACTTTCTCGGCGGCTGGACGGTGGACCTCAGCCGGCGGCTGCTGGACCGGCACCCCAACCTGTACATGAGCCTGCGGCTGGCGCCCGCCCGGGTGCCCGCGAACTACCCGGTCACCCCGGCCCAGGGGATCAAGCCCGGGTGGCTCCAGCTCCTCCGGGACTTTCGCGACCGCTTCGTGATCGGCAACGATCAGTTCATCGCCGCCCCCAGCCTGCACGGCCAGGGCCCCGGCCTCGCCTTCGCCCGCTTCGCGGGGGCGAACCGCGCCCGCACGAGGATCTTCCTCGGCGCCCTGCCGCCCGATCTGCGCCGCCAGATCGGATACGACAACGCCGTCCGTCTGTACAAGCTCCAGGACTGACCGGTGGAGGGAGATTCGAGGCACGCGTCGATGTCCGGCGCCCGCAGGACTGCCGGCCCGGGCGCGCGCCGCCGCGGGCGCTCGATGTCGAGGAGCGCGCGAAGGCGGAGCGCCGCCGGCCGGGTCAGCCCTTCAGGCCGGTCACGGAGATGCCCTTGACGAAGAACCGTTGAAACGCCAGGAACACCACGACCATCGGCAGGACCGTCGCCACGACCGCCGC is a window of Candidatus Rokuibacteriota bacterium DNA encoding:
- a CDS encoding amidohydrolase family protein; its protein translation is MGLRTIVCGAGRALLPLVMAAGLVADVAAQPPGGEAWIDVHVHLVGGRGPAQDYPGAVAAALAAMEPAGIKKMVLMPPPQVNGPAAPYDLDAFAWLAKRYAGRLAFLGGGGRLNPMLQEAALPVSPAVRGRFEKEARAILRQGAAGFGEISAHHLSLVPGHPYESVPADHPLLMLLADLAAEHDVVIDLHFDVVAEDMALPGWLTSPANPPRLASNLAAFERLLEHNPKARFVWAHAGSDFLGGWTVDLSRRLLDRHPNLYMSLRLAPARVPANYPVTPAQGIKPGWLQLLRDFRDRFVIGNDQFIAAPSLHGQGPGLAFARFAGANRARTRIFLGALPPDLRRQIGYDNAVRLYKLQD